AATCCAGATTAATAGTAGTAGCTAACGCTCAAGAGCACTAACCACGTACCATATATACCCTTTAAGATCCTCATATACATTAACTCACTGAGTCTTCACAACAATGTCATGAAACACCTTAGGAACACCTGAGTTTATGTGAGTAATCCATTCTGGTGCTGTGCAACATGGCAGCTCTGAAGTATATATTCATTACAGTATTGTCTTTCCCAATTTAAAGAGGACATAATGTTATTTTTCCCACTTTAAAGAAGAGGTCACTGGGGCACTAACATGTTGAGTCTGGCTCTAGAACCCATACTGTTAATGACTAAAATTATAACACCTCTCAgaagttatttttcaaaaatatattcataacatATGGTCCAATCAAGTTACCACCTGTACTTGAGACGAAGAAACCCAAATTCCAGAGCTCTTAATTCCCATTACGTTACTTTGTCAATTAAGCTAAACCAGCCTAATTCAGTTATTGAAGCTAAAAATAGAGCCTCCATGAAAATGTTTCCCTAATTAAACCGTGActtctaaaatgtgtaaaataagaaaaaatacaattccTATATAAATTATCCTATagtacttttaaataataaaacaacactTAAAGGatttcaaatgaagaaaatacataCTTTACTGTTCCAATACATTGTTCTTCTGGCTGAGGCTGGTCAAAGCTACACTGATCTTCAAATAGAGGCTGGTCAATGCTACACTGTTCTTCAAGCAACGGCTGGTGAACTTGTTCTGACAAAGGATGGTCGACTTTTCTTGGTTGCTTCCTATGTCTTTCCTCTTCAGCTAAATAGAGATGTTTCAGATTATCTGGGTATCGATCTGTGAATTGAGATTCCAGTGACGTTTGAGCCTTCTTTTCCTTCCGTAGCAATTTCTTGTAACTTTGCTGTATTCTCAGTTTTCTTCGAAAAGCAAAGCCTTGTCCTACATTGAGGAATATCATCCAAAATTACTTTCAGAGAAAAGAAGTTGAACGAAGAATGGAGCTGTTAATtacaaatgaaaactttttttacgTCATCACATTCAGATGCTAGTATtatgttttgctttaaaaaattatttcaagcaaCAAATTTAAGCTGATGGATTGCATAGTAAGTTGGCCCTTTGCAAAAAGACCAGGCTAACAGTCATGCGGAAATCCAAGTAAGAATCTCAAAGAAATACTGACCAGTTCAGACTGTTGCACAACTTGAGTTTACAGCTGTAttcacaaatcaaaacaaattccTTAGTTCATCTAAAACACTTAATCTGAGCCTTcaataaatgcttaaaaaataggggaaaaaatgCCACATCTAGTATCTTATCTTGGACAAACTACATGTTTTCGAAAATGTTTCAACACGAAAGAAAAAGACAGTGTATGGTTGTCTGAAAAGCTAGCAATTATCAGAAGACTGAATTTAAGGGATCTAAGGGACCTTACAGACAGCAATACAAAATGACAAACACAAATTAAAGCGAAGGCTGGAGGGCCTCGGGTATTTGTAATAAGGAAGAATTCGGAGCAGTGTTTCTGGCCCTGTCCTCCTCTCTATCCTTTACCTTACTACGTGCGCAAGAGTTCACAGGGTCATAGACTCTCTCTGCTCAGTTTCTCaggaaaaatataggaaaaaagttCTGATGAAATACAGGGTTATGTCAGAAAAGACGTTTAAATAAAGTTAGTAACACTGCTCCGTCTTCCTATCTAGAGCTCTGCGAAGCTCACAGCTTTAGCGGGCTCAGGAATGAATTCCCTTGCCCCAAGTAGGACCGGGTCTGGTTCCTAAATCCTTCTTCCAAGCTTCAGCGAGtcttgtatcctaaaacttagcAAGCCCGAGGATTTGCAAATGGTTGCCTTCTTACATACCCTCGCGAACGCTCCCCCCGAAGGCTTGCGGGTGGTTAGGCCGCCATGTCTTCTGTCTCACATTCTTATTCCCGTACCCGACAGTGGAAACCCCTTCACCACGCGCCTCAATACCACCAGGCCGCCACTTCGCGGATCCCCTCACCGGCGCCATTGCAGCCGACTAACTGCGTCATCAGAAGACCACGACGGACGCCCACAAAATACGTCACCAAGCCGAAGCAATCAATCGCTCAGAAGGAAACCGGCTCGGAGCTCTACTGAGCCTGCCTGTGCTAATTTGGGCCGAGCTGGCGCCTCACGGCCCTGTTTGCGCCACCTACAGCCTCGGAGGGTGAGCGTCATGGCGGCTTCTTGCCCTCTCCCGGTGACCCCGGATCTGCCCACGCTGCGTGCCAAGTTGCAGGGACTGCTGCAGTTCCTGAGGGATGCCCTGTCCATTTCCAATGCACATACCGTGGATTTCTACACAGAATCCGTGTGGGAGGAGCTGGTCAACTTGCCACCGGAGACAGTGCTGGCTGCGCTGAGGAAGTCAGCGTCGGAGACGGAGGCCCTGCCCTCAGAGACGCGCCCCCTAGTGGAAGCAGAGTGGGAAGCAGGTGGGTGGTGGGGTAGGCGGGGCGGGAAGGGAGGTGAAGGAGAAGGTCCCGGCAGACGAACCGAGCCCCCTGGTGGAAGCCAGCAGAACCAGGTGCGTGGCGGCGGAGGCGGGGCGGCCCGCTGGGAAACCGAGGAGGGGTCGGATTAgttgaggggtggggtggggatgttCTTTGGAATCAGGATCACTCTTTCTTTGGGTGCTTGTGTATGTCCACAATttaaagaaagcaggaaacagGGCAGGGGAGTTCCTTCATCTAGTAATTCCATAATAATTGACGCTAGGGAAACTAGGGGAGCAGTGCTCTCACAGGTTTTATAAATTCCAGCATGTGGTGGAAGATTACTCAACAGTTAATAAAGATAATTTCAAGTGGTGGTaatgaagtagaaaataaaaacagtgtaATGTGGTAGGGATTGTGTAAGGAGGCTGCCTCAATTTAGGAGGTCAGGAACATGAGAAGGCACTagcctgcagagccacagggaggGGTTGCAGGCGGTGGGAACCGCAGGCTAGGCTTGGCTCTAGCCAGGTGAGGGGCTGCAGGTGCAGGACGGGAGGCAAGCAGAGGCCAGATGGCACAGGCCTTTCTAGGCCTTGGAAGGATTTTGGATTTTAAGTGTGATGGAAACCCTTGGGATTATTTAGGCAACATAGTGACCTAATTCACATTTGAAAAGATAACTGTGAATTATTTGAAGAATAGACTAGGGCAAAAGCTTAAGCTGAGAGGCCAGTTAGGAGACTATCTCAGTAGTACAACAGATGATTGTATCTTGGACTAGGATGGTATTCGGATATTcactatttcatttaaaaactattttaaagtaccTAATATGTGTCTTGAATTTTTGTAGGCTCAAGCTTTTCCTACCCTCAAGAAATGTAGATTCTTCTCAGGCAAGCATATTTTGGAAGTAGAATGATGGACACCAACAGGCTTCTGGGATTTTTACTTTCCTTCTAGACTTCCCAAACTTACCCTTACTAGTGAACTTTATTCATTGAGCATTCTCTGAATGCAAAGCATCACTAGAGGGACCTCTTATAATAGCACTTGGTAAatactgttgttgtttttttaagtcaTTGTTATTGAAAAGTTAGGCACTTCTTCAGTTTGCTCTCATAATAAATATATGGCACTTATGATATGACAATTTTACTTAAACTCCAAAAGAGCAGAGTCTTTGTCTGACTTGTCAACTgatgtattcccagcacttggtAAAATACTTGGCATACATTAGATACTggatgaatatttgttgaatggaggAATTAATGAGTTACTCATgttagttttaaataaatgaaactactCTCAAGTTTAGAGTGTAAGACTTTAATACGTGTTTAGCCTGGTCTCCAGACAATGGTAGAGTCAGATTGTCTTACATATTCTAAtaataattggattatttgataTTTACTATATACCCTGTAGTGTGCTAAGTGTCTTCatgtgtattttctcttttaatctttacATCAGCCTTGCAAGATAGGTTCTGTTATTGTCGATTTGTGAAATTATAACGAGTTAATTTGCAAGGGATATAGCTGATAATGGAAGATTCTCAAACCTGGGTCATCTGATTTGAAACTTTTTTAGTGctgtaagaaaaaaagtatacTAGATAAGGGAGGAGTAAGTaaggggaagaagaggaaaatgtttgcatttttaagtaAGTTGTCCTGGCAAGACCTCACTGAGGTGACTCTAACtctgaaaagataagaaaaaaaccgAGCCATGAAGATCTCTGGAGGGAAAGCAGTCCATTTAGTGACAACAGGAAACAGAAATGCCCTGACGAGGGAGCCTACATGGTATGTTTAAGGAGCTGTAAAGAGACTGAAATAGATTTCCACTAGGGACTCACAAGGAGTATGGTCTTGTGTCCGGAATTAttaggttcttggtctcactgacttcaagaatgaagccacagaccctctcAGTGAGTATTatagttcttaaaggcggcgtgtccggagtttgttccttctgatgttcggatgtggtcggagtttcttccttctggcgggttcgtggtctcgctggcttcaggagtgaagctgcagacctttgcggtgagtgttacagctcacaaaCGCAGTGTGGATCCAAAGAGAGAGCAGCAGCAACATTTATCGCAaggagtgaaagaacaaagcttccacagggtTGTCGCTGCTGGCTCCGGAggtctgcttttattctcttatctgaccccacccacatcctgctgattggtccattttacagagagctgattggtctgttttacagagagctgattggtccattttgacagggtgctgattggtgcatttacaatccctgagctagacatgaAAGTTCTCCTAGTCCCCACTAGATGAGCTatacacagagcactgattggtgcatttaaaaaccttgagctagacacagggtgctgattggtgtatttacaatcccttagctagacataaagtttatccaagtccccactagactcaggagcccagctggcttcacctagtggatcccacattggggctgcaggtggagctgcccaccagtcccatgccgtgcgcccgcactcctcagcccttgggcagtcgatGGGACCAGGCACTGTGAAGCATGAGGCGGTGCTCGTTGGGGAGGCTTGGGCCACGCAGGAGCCCACGGCGGGGGGAGGGggactcaggcatggcgggctgcaggtcttgagccctgccccgcggggaggcagctgaggcccggtGAGAATTCAAGAGCAGCgctggtgggccggcactgctgggggacttgGTGCATCCTCCGCAGCTGCTGTCCTGGGTGCTAAgctcctcactgcctggggccagcGGTGCTGGCCGGCCGCTCTGAGTGCTGGGCCTgccaagcccacacccacccggaactcgcgctggccagCAAGCGTGgcgcgcagccctggttcccacccgtgcctctccctccacacctccctgcaagctgagggagccagctccagcctcggccagccTAGAgaagggctcccacagtgcagtggtgggctgaaggactcctcaagcatggccagagtgggcgccaaggccgaggaggcgccaaCAGCaagtgagggctgccagcacgctgtcacctctcagtctTCTGCTGATATTTTGTGAGGAGTTAAAAGTAAACATAATTCCCAGAGCGCAATGCACAGTTTGGAAAAGCACCCTAACAGATGTTCGGCACAATCATTTGGTGTTTTATGGAACAAAGTTTTTTCTAAAAGTCCTCAGTGTGTCCATTTCAGTAGGTTTCATGTGCCAGGTGATCTTCTTGTCTCATTAGAGTCCTAAGAGTTTCTTCTTCATTGTTCATCTAAAAAGAactagaataaaatacttaattctctaaaataaaaagcaaatatgttAGAAATAACTATCTTTTCAGTGCATAAATTATGGCTTTCCAGACAGACTTCCTGGGGTCAAATATTGACTCCAGCACTTAGTAGCTGTGCTAACTTGGGCAATTTACTTCAACTCGTTGTACAttagttcctcatctgtaaaatgggggtaactTTAGTACCTGCCTGATGGGATACTGTGAAAGGTAATTCAGCTAATATATAGGAAGGGATATCTTTCACATGAAGTGAACAGCAggtgcccaagctggagcacGCTTGGTGCATTTTAAACACAGCTGAGCAGTCTTGGTGAGACCGGTGAGAGATGGCATTTGGAGGTAGCCCAGGACATCCTCACATAAAACTTGTAGGCTGTACTCAGTACTTGGCTTTTATTCTGAGTGAAATGCGAAGCTCTTTGAGAATTTTGTGTGGTGATGTGATACAGTGTGATTTATGTTTCAAATCACCTGGTTTCTGTGTGGAGAAGATAAGAAAGGTGAAGGAAATTAAGGGAAGAAACAGGAATACAATATAAGAGGCTATTAAAATAGTCCAGGGACATTTCAAGGAACAGTAGCTTGAAGAGGTCAGATTCCCCTGCAAATAACAATGATGAAAACTGGCCAGATTATTAAAAACAACTGTAAGATTCTGGAAAATGCCAAAG
The sequence above is a segment of the Pan paniscus chromosome 10, NHGRI_mPanPan1-v2.0_pri, whole genome shotgun sequence genome. Coding sequences within it:
- the CCDC59 gene encoding thyroid transcription factor 1-associated protein 26, translating into MAPVRGSAKWRPGGIEARGEGVSTVGYGNKNVRQKTWRPNHPQAFGGSVREGQGFAFRRKLRIQQSYKKLLRKEKKAQTSLESQFTDRYPDNLKHLYLAEEERHRKQPRKVDHPLSEQVHQPLLEEQCSIDQPLFEDQCSFDQPQPEEQCIGTVNSFTIPKKNKKKTSNQKAQEEYEQVQAKRAAKKQEFERRKQEREEAQRLYKKKKMEVFKILNKKTKKGQPNLNVQMEYLLQKIQEKC